One region of Microbacterium rhizosphaerae genomic DNA includes:
- a CDS encoding ROK family transcriptional regulator: MTGTMDAALGAREANLGRVLQIVHLDGPQSRAALTERTGLNRSTTASLVAELLDLGLVDESAPEPTKRVGRPSPMASVNPTVVAIAANTEVDAITLGAIRLDQTVAVRERIAVDGPLSPQATADLIGERVRSWASDELVGHRIVGVGIAVPGLVRAADGLVRQAPHLGWRDAPLRDLVAAASGLAAHVGNDASLGALAEHLYGAARGVDDVVYLDSASGIGGGLIVHGMPVSGAAGYAGEFGQNRPGMGEHDDRRAPGGVLEDEVNRDRVLAMLGISHVDEPALAAAIAASDDPAVAAELARQSRILAHALGNAVNVLNPSVVVLGGFLSTLATEAPGDLLEQVRAQSMPANGEDLEIRPAMLGVDRLLVGAAELAYRDLLRFPLQTAARWMS, translated from the coding sequence ATGACGGGGACGATGGATGCGGCGCTGGGTGCGCGCGAGGCGAACCTCGGCCGGGTGCTGCAGATCGTGCACCTCGACGGTCCGCAATCGCGCGCCGCGCTCACCGAGCGCACCGGTCTGAACCGCTCGACGACGGCGAGCCTCGTGGCAGAGCTGCTCGACCTCGGGCTCGTGGACGAGAGCGCGCCCGAGCCCACCAAGCGCGTCGGTCGCCCCTCGCCGATGGCCTCCGTGAACCCCACGGTCGTCGCGATCGCGGCGAACACGGAGGTGGATGCGATCACCCTCGGCGCGATCCGGCTCGACCAGACCGTCGCCGTGCGCGAGCGCATCGCCGTGGACGGCCCGCTCAGCCCGCAGGCGACCGCCGACCTCATCGGCGAGCGGGTGCGCAGCTGGGCCTCCGACGAGCTCGTCGGGCACCGGATCGTCGGGGTCGGCATCGCGGTGCCTGGACTCGTGCGGGCCGCGGACGGTCTCGTACGCCAGGCGCCGCACCTCGGCTGGCGGGACGCGCCGCTGCGCGACCTCGTCGCCGCAGCGAGCGGACTGGCGGCCCATGTCGGCAACGACGCGAGTCTCGGCGCCCTCGCCGAGCACCTCTACGGCGCCGCCCGCGGCGTCGACGACGTGGTGTACCTCGACAGCGCGAGCGGTATCGGCGGCGGACTGATCGTGCACGGGATGCCGGTCTCCGGCGCCGCGGGATACGCGGGCGAGTTCGGCCAGAACCGCCCCGGCATGGGCGAGCACGACGACCGCCGCGCTCCCGGCGGCGTGCTCGAGGACGAGGTCAATCGCGACCGCGTCCTCGCGATGCTCGGCATCTCCCATGTCGACGAGCCCGCTCTGGCTGCGGCGATCGCCGCCTCCGACGATCCCGCCGTCGCGGCCGAGCTGGCGCGGCAGTCGCGTATCCTCGCCCACGCGCTCGGGAACGCCGTCAACGTGCTCAACCCGTCCGTCGTCGTGCTCGGCGGATTCCTCTCGACGCTGGCCACCGAGGCTCCCGGCGACCTGCTCGAACAGGTGCGCGCCCAGTCCATGCCGGCGAACGGCGAGGACCTCGAGATCCGTCCCGCGATGCTCGGCGTCGACCGGCTGCTCGTCGGCGCGGCCGAGCTCGCCTACCGCGATCTGCTGCGCTTTCCGCTGCAGACGGCGGCGCGATGGATGTCGTGA
- a CDS encoding VOC family protein, whose amino-acid sequence MAILNPYLSFKNNAREAMEFYQSVFGGTLDVSTFGDIPGMAEDPAEADLVMHSQLTTSDGFTIMGSDTPDRMPYSAPAGVTMSISGDEESKLEGFWNALADGGQITMPLDTPPWGGKFGMLVDRFGVPWMVNVNAAPAA is encoded by the coding sequence GTGGCCATCCTCAACCCCTACCTCTCATTCAAGAACAACGCCCGCGAGGCGATGGAGTTCTACCAGTCGGTGTTCGGCGGCACGCTCGACGTGTCGACGTTCGGCGACATCCCCGGCATGGCCGAGGACCCGGCCGAGGCCGACCTCGTGATGCACTCGCAGCTCACAACGAGCGACGGCTTCACGATCATGGGCTCCGACACGCCAGACCGCATGCCCTACAGCGCGCCCGCGGGCGTGACGATGTCGATCAGCGGCGACGAGGAGTCGAAGCTCGAGGGCTTCTGGAACGCTCTCGCCGACGGTGGCCAGATCACGATGCCTCTGGACACCCCGCCCTGGGGCGGCAAGTTCGGCATGCTCGTCGACCGCTTCGGCGTGCCGTGGATGGTGAACGTCAACGCCGCGCCCGCGGCGTGA
- a CDS encoding ABC transporter substrate-binding protein, translating to MAQQHPRKRRLLAAATLAVAAVALAACSGGANASDTEPTSGKGRTLTLWHYESADGAMGKAWDQAIKTFEKETGAKVRFEAKGFEQIRSTASQVLNSDQAPDILEYNKGNATAGLLASQGLLANLDDAVKKYGWDKKLAPSLQTTAKYDENGIMGSGDWYGVPNYGEFVTVYYNKKMFQDAGLEVPKTYDDFVKVMDAFVAKGVTPLAEAGAEYPLGQLWYQLALSKADRKFVNDYQLYKKPVDWKGEAISYATDTLKEYEQKGYISKDVAGMKAEDAGTAFIAGKYPMFVSGSWWYGRFVNEIKGYDWGIFPFPGSTLSLGSSGNLWVVPENSKNKDLAEKFIDVTMSPQIQAVIGNNGGVPVAADASDITDAKSKELISAFTDITKQDGLSFYPDWPTPTFYDTLVAQFQNLVNGTSTPAQVQKSLGDEYESYVSTLK from the coding sequence ATGGCACAGCAACACCCCAGGAAGCGGCGCCTCCTCGCCGCGGCCACCCTCGCGGTCGCAGCGGTGGCGCTGGCCGCCTGCTCCGGCGGAGCGAACGCGAGCGACACCGAGCCGACGAGCGGCAAAGGCCGCACCCTCACGCTGTGGCACTACGAGAGCGCCGACGGCGCCATGGGCAAGGCGTGGGACCAGGCCATCAAGACGTTCGAGAAGGAGACCGGCGCCAAGGTCCGCTTCGAGGCCAAGGGCTTCGAGCAGATCCGCTCCACGGCGAGCCAGGTGCTGAACTCCGACCAGGCGCCCGACATCCTCGAGTACAACAAGGGCAACGCCACGGCGGGCCTGCTCGCCAGCCAGGGGCTGCTCGCGAACCTCGACGACGCCGTCAAGAAGTACGGGTGGGACAAGAAGCTCGCGCCGTCGCTGCAGACGACGGCGAAGTACGACGAGAACGGCATCATGGGCTCCGGCGACTGGTACGGCGTCCCCAACTACGGCGAATTCGTCACCGTCTACTACAACAAGAAGATGTTCCAGGATGCGGGACTGGAGGTCCCGAAGACGTACGACGACTTCGTCAAGGTCATGGATGCGTTCGTCGCCAAGGGCGTCACGCCGCTCGCGGAGGCCGGAGCCGAGTATCCGCTCGGACAGCTCTGGTACCAGCTCGCCCTGAGCAAGGCCGACCGGAAGTTCGTGAACGACTACCAGCTGTACAAGAAGCCCGTCGACTGGAAGGGCGAGGCTATCTCGTACGCCACCGACACGCTCAAGGAGTACGAGCAGAAGGGCTACATCTCCAAGGACGTCGCCGGCATGAAGGCCGAGGACGCCGGGACGGCGTTCATCGCGGGCAAGTACCCGATGTTCGTCTCCGGCAGCTGGTGGTACGGCCGCTTCGTCAACGAGATCAAGGGCTACGACTGGGGCATCTTCCCCTTCCCGGGCAGCACCCTGAGCCTCGGCTCGTCGGGCAACCTCTGGGTCGTCCCCGAGAACTCGAAGAACAAGGACCTCGCGGAGAAGTTCATCGACGTCACGATGAGCCCGCAGATCCAGGCGGTCATCGGCAACAACGGCGGCGTTCCCGTCGCGGCCGACGCGTCGGACATCACGGATGCCAAGAGCAAGGAGCTCATCTCCGCGTTCACCGACATCACGAAGCAGGACGGCCTGTCGTTCTACCCCGACTGGCCCACGCCGACCTTCTACGACACCCTCGTCGCGCAGTTCCAGAACCTCGTGAACGGCACCTCGACGCCGGCCCAGGTGCAGAAGTCGCTCGGCGACGAGTACGAGTCGTACGTCTCCACCCTGAAGTGA
- the xylA gene encoding xylose isomerase, which yields MPIPMPTRDDKFSFGLWTIGYNGADPFGGPTRPPLDVVHAVEKLSELGAYGLTFHDDDLFAFGSTDAERQTQIDRLKGALADTGLIVPMVTTNLFSPPVFKDGGFTSNDRQVRRFALRKVLRNLDLAAELGAKTFVMWGGREGAEYDAAKDIRAALERYREAVNLLGQYVTDKGYDIRFAIEPKPNEPRGDILLPTVGHALAFIDSLERPELVGLNPEVGHEQMAGLNFAAGIAQALYHDKLFHIDLNGQRGIKYDQDLVFGHGDLHNAFALVDLLENGGPDGGQAYTGPRHFDYKPSRTEDESGVWDSAAANMRMYLLLKERAQAFRADPEVQEALAASRVAELRTTTLAEGESYDDLLADRSAFENFDPSQYFGGKGFGFVRLQQLASEHLMGAR from the coding sequence ATGCCCATCCCCATGCCCACACGCGACGACAAGTTCTCCTTCGGCCTCTGGACCATCGGCTACAACGGCGCCGACCCCTTCGGCGGCCCGACCCGCCCGCCGCTCGACGTCGTGCACGCGGTCGAGAAGCTCTCCGAGCTCGGCGCATACGGACTCACCTTCCACGACGACGACCTCTTCGCATTCGGATCGACGGATGCCGAGCGCCAGACGCAGATCGACCGGCTCAAGGGTGCGCTCGCCGACACCGGCCTCATCGTGCCGATGGTGACCACGAACCTCTTCTCCCCGCCGGTGTTCAAGGACGGCGGCTTCACCTCCAACGACCGTCAGGTGCGCCGCTTCGCGCTGCGCAAGGTCCTGCGCAACCTCGACCTCGCCGCCGAGCTCGGCGCCAAGACCTTCGTCATGTGGGGCGGCCGCGAGGGCGCAGAGTACGACGCGGCCAAGGACATCCGCGCCGCGCTCGAGCGCTACCGCGAGGCCGTGAACCTCCTCGGCCAGTACGTGACCGACAAGGGCTACGACATCCGCTTCGCGATCGAGCCGAAGCCGAACGAGCCCCGCGGCGACATCCTGCTGCCGACCGTGGGTCACGCCCTCGCCTTCATCGACTCGCTCGAGCGTCCCGAGCTGGTCGGACTGAACCCCGAGGTCGGCCACGAGCAGATGGCCGGTCTGAACTTCGCCGCCGGCATCGCCCAGGCGCTGTACCACGACAAGCTCTTCCACATCGACCTCAACGGACAGCGCGGCATCAAGTACGACCAGGACCTCGTGTTCGGCCACGGCGACCTGCACAACGCGTTCGCGCTCGTCGACCTGCTCGAGAACGGCGGCCCGGACGGCGGCCAGGCCTACACCGGCCCGCGCCACTTCGACTACAAGCCGTCGCGCACCGAGGACGAGAGCGGCGTGTGGGACTCCGCCGCCGCGAACATGCGGATGTACCTGCTGCTGAAGGAGCGCGCACAGGCCTTCCGCGCCGACCCTGAGGTGCAGGAGGCGCTCGCGGCCTCCCGCGTCGCGGAGCTGCGCACGACGACGCTCGCCGAGGGCGAGTCGTACGACGACCTGCTCGCCGACCGCTCGGCGTTCGAGAACTTCGACCCGAGCCAGTACTTCGGCGGCAAGGGCTTCGGATTCGTGCGCCTGCAGCAGCTCGCGAGCGAGCACCTCATGGGCGCTCGCTGA
- a CDS encoding LacI family DNA-binding transcriptional regulator, producing the protein MAKIDEVAKAAGVSISTVSYALSGKRPVSVATRQRVEAAVRDLDYRPNAGARMLAGRRTNIFALTEPFRPDTHAPTHMAFVLATSIAARRSEYDILLLTEEEASAGMRRVASSGLVDGVLVLDVAPDDERVGIARQIDLPTVFIGVPDDREGLVCVDLDFEAAASLAVDRFADAGHGSIALIGFPAVGYEKSNFPPRVRSAYARRAEERGLAHAFRASGVETPDLARVRSIVRDLVASGVTAIAVHSPAEVLTTVMDELGRHGLRVPANVSIIALANSLDPDTLPTPIDSVPLVAQESCDLAVELALAAVEEGAQQPGLHLLPPHYLDRGSVAAPPGG; encoded by the coding sequence ATGGCGAAGATCGACGAGGTGGCCAAGGCCGCCGGCGTCTCCATCAGCACCGTGTCGTATGCCCTCAGCGGCAAGCGGCCGGTGTCTGTCGCGACGCGTCAGCGCGTCGAGGCCGCCGTGCGCGACCTCGATTACCGGCCCAACGCCGGCGCCCGCATGCTCGCGGGGCGGCGGACGAACATCTTCGCGCTCACCGAGCCGTTCCGTCCCGACACGCACGCGCCGACGCACATGGCCTTCGTGCTCGCGACCTCGATCGCCGCGCGGCGCAGCGAATACGACATCCTCCTGCTGACGGAGGAGGAGGCGTCCGCGGGCATGCGCCGCGTCGCGTCCAGCGGCCTCGTCGACGGCGTGCTCGTCCTCGACGTCGCGCCCGACGACGAGCGGGTCGGGATCGCGCGACAGATCGACCTGCCGACGGTGTTCATCGGCGTTCCCGACGACCGCGAGGGACTCGTCTGCGTCGACCTCGACTTCGAGGCCGCGGCATCCCTCGCCGTCGATCGATTCGCGGACGCCGGCCACGGCTCGATCGCGCTCATCGGCTTCCCCGCCGTCGGATACGAGAAGTCCAACTTCCCGCCGCGCGTCCGGTCCGCCTACGCCCGGCGCGCCGAGGAGCGAGGCCTCGCGCACGCCTTCCGGGCGAGCGGCGTCGAGACGCCCGACCTTGCGCGGGTGCGCAGCATCGTGCGCGACCTCGTCGCCTCCGGCGTCACCGCCATCGCGGTGCACTCGCCGGCCGAGGTGCTCACGACGGTCATGGACGAGCTGGGACGCCACGGACTGCGGGTCCCGGCGAATGTGTCGATCATCGCGCTGGCGAACTCGCTCGATCCCGACACGCTGCCGACCCCGATCGACAGCGTCCCGCTCGTCGCCCAGGAGTCCTGCGACCTCGCCGTCGAGCTGGCGCTCGCAGCTGTCGAGGAGGGTGCTCAGCAGCCGGGCCTGCACCTCCTCCCCCCGCACTACCTCGACCGCGGCTCGGTCGCAGCTCCGCCCGGGGGCTGA
- a CDS encoding SDR family oxidoreductase: MTALRIAVAGGRGEMGGLVSAIAAARGHEVVSLSRRDGVDLLTGAGAAEALAGVDTVVDVLNGAGTGTTEGSRTFFGTTTKTLLAAEKAAGVRHHLAMSIVGIDRAPYDHYAGKVLQEQLIADGDVPWTIQRSTQWHSFPRYIYPRLKMGPIRVAPRARMQPVDPAEVAERLVDAVEHGPAGRATDLGGPEELNLADMVRIYARAIGDRGWMPTVSQPGDIGRAARSGVLLPGPDADLGTRTYTEWIAAVVAR; encoded by the coding sequence GTGACGGCTCTCCGCATCGCCGTGGCCGGCGGTCGCGGCGAGATGGGCGGGCTCGTCTCGGCGATCGCGGCAGCGCGCGGGCACGAGGTCGTCTCGCTCAGCCGACGCGACGGCGTGGATCTGTTGACCGGCGCGGGTGCCGCGGAGGCCCTGGCGGGCGTCGACACGGTGGTCGACGTGCTCAACGGCGCGGGCACCGGCACGACCGAGGGGTCGCGGACCTTCTTCGGCACCACCACGAAGACGCTCCTGGCCGCCGAGAAGGCCGCTGGCGTCCGGCACCACCTCGCGATGTCGATCGTCGGCATCGACCGGGCGCCCTACGACCACTACGCGGGCAAGGTCCTGCAGGAACAGCTGATCGCCGACGGCGATGTGCCGTGGACGATCCAGCGCTCGACGCAGTGGCACTCGTTCCCGCGCTACATCTACCCCCGGCTGAAGATGGGGCCGATCCGGGTCGCCCCGCGCGCGCGCATGCAACCGGTCGATCCGGCGGAGGTGGCCGAGCGGCTCGTGGATGCGGTCGAGCACGGACCAGCGGGCCGCGCGACCGATCTCGGCGGTCCCGAGGAGTTGAACCTCGCCGACATGGTGCGCATCTACGCGCGCGCGATCGGCGACCGAGGGTGGATGCCGACCGTCTCGCAGCCCGGCGACATCGGCCGCGCCGCGCGCAGCGGCGTGCTGCTGCCGGGCCCGGACGCCGACCTCGGCACGCGAACCTACACCGAGTGGATCGCGGCGGTCGTCGCGCGCTGA
- a CDS encoding winged helix-turn-helix domain-containing protein: MTTVLDAPVRTATSPAPANPAEGLRAYAALTAATQGPTAAQQLAAARAAAAQEAAAPAAPRAGRTLPAGTAPRGFALYVGIDEAKAAASGVSLGVLVDALRRTLAELAPAAETYATVALAPAGAGGRDVDVVRLALHEPSAVARTKPEPEPEIETSPGVIVDISRKRVVIDGESAAFTFKEFELLQYLVLREGRTIERAELVSSLWQGSTDDDAPGERTIDVHVRRLRAKLGRYEDIVRTVRGVGYRFDRHADVVIRYGHGTPSPDRF; this comes from the coding sequence ATGACTACCGTTCTCGACGCTCCCGTCCGCACCGCGACATCGCCCGCTCCCGCCAATCCGGCGGAGGGCCTGCGCGCCTACGCCGCCCTGACCGCTGCGACACAGGGACCCACCGCCGCCCAGCAGCTCGCCGCCGCACGCGCCGCTGCCGCTCAGGAGGCTGCCGCTCCGGCCGCTCCCCGCGCCGGCCGCACCCTCCCCGCGGGCACCGCCCCGCGCGGCTTCGCCCTCTACGTCGGCATCGACGAGGCCAAGGCCGCGGCATCCGGTGTCTCCCTCGGCGTCCTCGTCGACGCCCTGCGCCGTACGCTCGCCGAGCTCGCGCCCGCGGCCGAGACCTACGCGACGGTCGCCCTCGCCCCGGCCGGCGCCGGCGGACGCGACGTCGACGTCGTCCGCCTCGCCCTGCACGAGCCGAGCGCCGTGGCCCGCACGAAGCCCGAGCCGGAGCCGGAGATCGAGACCTCCCCTGGCGTCATCGTCGACATCTCGCGCAAGCGCGTCGTGATCGACGGCGAGTCGGCCGCCTTCACCTTCAAGGAGTTCGAGCTCCTGCAGTACCTGGTGCTGCGCGAGGGTCGCACGATCGAGCGGGCCGAGCTCGTTTCGTCGCTGTGGCAGGGCTCGACCGACGACGACGCTCCGGGCGAGCGCACCATCGACGTGCACGTGCGGCGCCTGCGCGCCAAGCTCGGCCGCTACGAGGACATCGTCCGCACCGTGCGCGGTGTCGGCTACCGCTTCGACCGGCACGCGGACGTCGTCATCCGCTACGGTCACGGCACGCCGTCGCCGGACCGCTTCTGA
- a CDS encoding carbohydrate ABC transporter permease produces MTATATVERTAPPVAAPVKIRRPRPGGASGKRRTIDWLMLLFAIAAGVVIVAPFYLILINSFKSPAEYAASGPLVPPTHLYFEGIQKFWERVNFPEKVWNSVFISGAVAVLAVLLSVLNAFAIGIGRVRGRTWVVLLFLLANLLPQEALLYPLYYMFKAVGLYNNVWSVIIVFTVIQAAFGTYLLSSVYGTFPKEVLEAAAIDGASRWQTLWRVIFPISRPTLSVLLIFFFIWTWNEFLIPLTFLVSNANQTVPVAISVLQGDRLMDVTTTSASALLGVIPTLLFFLIFQRTLTRGITAGAVK; encoded by the coding sequence ATGACCGCCACCGCCACCGTGGAACGGACCGCCCCGCCGGTCGCGGCCCCCGTGAAGATCCGCCGCCCGCGTCCCGGCGGGGCGAGCGGCAAGCGCCGGACGATCGACTGGCTCATGCTCCTGTTCGCGATCGCCGCCGGCGTCGTGATCGTCGCGCCGTTCTACCTGATCCTCATCAACTCGTTCAAGTCGCCGGCGGAGTACGCGGCGAGCGGCCCGCTCGTGCCGCCCACGCACCTGTACTTCGAGGGCATCCAGAAGTTCTGGGAGCGCGTGAACTTCCCCGAGAAGGTGTGGAACTCGGTGTTCATCTCGGGCGCCGTCGCGGTCCTCGCGGTGCTGCTGTCGGTGCTGAACGCCTTCGCGATCGGGATCGGCCGCGTGCGCGGCCGCACGTGGGTCGTGCTCCTCTTCCTCCTCGCGAACCTGCTGCCGCAGGAGGCGCTGCTGTACCCCCTGTACTACATGTTCAAGGCGGTCGGTCTGTACAACAACGTGTGGTCGGTGATCATCGTGTTCACCGTCATCCAGGCCGCCTTCGGCACCTACCTGCTCTCGAGCGTGTACGGCACATTCCCGAAGGAGGTGCTCGAGGCCGCGGCGATCGACGGCGCGAGCCGCTGGCAGACGCTGTGGCGCGTGATCTTCCCGATCAGCCGTCCGACGCTGTCGGTGCTGCTCATCTTCTTCTTCATCTGGACGTGGAACGAGTTCTTGATCCCACTGACCTTCCTGGTCTCCAACGCGAACCAGACCGTCCCCGTCGCGATCAGCGTGCTGCAGGGCGACCGGCTGATGGACGTCACCACGACGAGCGCGTCCGCGCTCCTCGGCGTCATCCCGACCCTGCTGTTCTTCCTCATCTTCCAGCGCACCCTCACGCGCGGCATCACCGCAGGAGCAGTCAAGTAA
- a CDS encoding carbohydrate ABC transporter permease has translation MTTVPFVRRERRPARAARTADEPLIPHRGRHGARGYWLYLLPGFVLLTLIVIVPLAWNVYLTFTMWRGIRPPRWIGLKNWQHLLADEKFWTSFQNSVWMIVAMVIIPTVIGLILAALLFDLVGRRFGGRTASFLRATYYLPQLLPAAIAGIVIGWILRPEDGALNTMLENIGLGFLAHDWLGNPQTALPSIMAVMVWVQIGYPIVVFMAALQRVDPELYEASEIDGANWWQRFRAITVTSIRPEIFVVALTCTIAALKVFGPVYVLTRGGPGTSTIVPAYYAYSEFFQAQQVGYGATIATALTIVIAAVAILFVVAQNHAERKEREGQR, from the coding sequence ATGACCACCGTCCCCTTCGTGCGCCGCGAGCGGCGCCCGGCACGCGCCGCACGAACGGCCGACGAGCCTCTCATCCCGCACCGCGGCCGTCACGGCGCACGCGGCTACTGGCTGTACCTCCTTCCCGGCTTCGTGCTGCTGACGCTCATCGTGATCGTCCCGCTCGCGTGGAACGTCTACCTGACCTTCACGATGTGGCGCGGCATCCGTCCGCCTCGCTGGATCGGCTTGAAGAACTGGCAGCACCTGCTCGCGGACGAGAAGTTCTGGACGTCGTTCCAGAACAGCGTGTGGATGATCGTCGCGATGGTGATCATCCCGACGGTGATCGGCCTCATCCTGGCCGCCCTGCTGTTCGACCTCGTCGGGCGCAGGTTCGGCGGCCGCACCGCGAGCTTCCTCCGCGCGACGTACTACCTGCCCCAGCTGCTGCCCGCGGCGATCGCCGGCATCGTGATCGGCTGGATCCTGCGGCCGGAGGACGGCGCCCTCAACACGATGCTCGAGAACATCGGGCTCGGGTTCCTCGCGCATGACTGGCTCGGCAACCCGCAGACGGCGCTCCCCTCGATCATGGCCGTCATGGTGTGGGTGCAGATCGGCTACCCCATCGTCGTCTTCATGGCCGCCCTGCAGCGGGTCGACCCCGAGCTGTACGAGGCCTCCGAGATCGACGGCGCGAACTGGTGGCAGCGTTTCCGCGCCATCACGGTGACGAGCATCCGGCCCGAGATCTTCGTCGTCGCCCTGACCTGCACGATCGCCGCGCTGAAGGTCTTCGGGCCGGTCTACGTGCTGACGCGCGGCGGCCCCGGCACGTCGACGATCGTGCCGGCGTACTACGCCTACAGCGAGTTCTTCCAGGCGCAGCAGGTCGGATACGGCGCGACCATCGCCACGGCGCTCACGATCGTGATCGCGGCCGTCGCGATCCTGTTCGTCGTCGCGCAGAACCACGCAGAACGCAAGGAGAGGGAGGGCCAGCGATGA
- a CDS encoding DNA-3-methyladenine glycosylase family protein gives MTSTLPPRVPRPLGARRDAVVVPAGKPVETGYRPTGPVDVRSTLLAHRRGPGDPTMLEDAGIIWRAARTPGGIATLAITMSSSSVRAVAWGPGAEWTIAQVPALCGADDDATGFDASLHPLIAEAHRRNPGLRIGRTDLLFDALAGSIMEQKVTGLQAFGAWRRILQWCGERAPGPTPRPMFAPPPIDGWRSIPSWTWHRAGLEPPQSRTIVAAASRGRSIERAMAGVTDGDDRDRILTSLQGVGLWTAAETRIRAYGDPDAVSVGDYHLAHEVGYALTGSRTDDDGMLALLAPWAGQRQRVIRLIGRAGAREARRGPRLHPEDHRSR, from the coding sequence ATGACGTCGACACTCCCGCCGCGCGTGCCGCGACCGCTCGGCGCGCGGAGGGATGCGGTCGTCGTTCCGGCCGGGAAGCCCGTCGAGACGGGGTACCGGCCGACGGGACCCGTGGATGTGCGCAGCACGCTGCTGGCCCATCGACGAGGGCCCGGCGATCCGACGATGCTGGAGGATGCCGGCATCATCTGGCGCGCCGCACGGACTCCGGGCGGCATCGCCACGCTCGCGATCACGATGTCGAGCAGCTCGGTCCGCGCCGTCGCCTGGGGACCCGGGGCCGAGTGGACGATCGCTCAGGTGCCGGCGCTGTGCGGCGCCGACGACGATGCGACGGGCTTCGACGCGTCGCTGCATCCCCTGATCGCCGAGGCCCACCGCCGCAATCCGGGCCTGCGGATCGGGCGCACCGACCTCCTCTTCGACGCCCTCGCCGGCTCGATCATGGAGCAGAAGGTGACCGGGCTGCAGGCGTTCGGCGCGTGGCGGCGCATCCTGCAGTGGTGCGGCGAGCGCGCACCAGGACCGACGCCGCGTCCGATGTTCGCACCCCCGCCGATCGACGGCTGGCGCAGCATCCCCTCCTGGACCTGGCACCGCGCCGGGCTGGAACCGCCGCAGTCCCGCACGATCGTGGCCGCCGCCTCGCGCGGGCGGTCCATCGAGCGCGCGATGGCCGGAGTCACGGACGGCGACGATCGCGACCGCATCCTCACCAGCCTGCAGGGCGTCGGGCTGTGGACGGCTGCGGAGACGCGCATCCGTGCCTATGGCGACCCGGACGCGGTGAGCGTCGGCGACTACCATCTCGCCCACGAGGTCGGCTACGCGTTGACCGGATCGCGCACGGACGACGACGGGATGCTGGCGCTCCTGGCGCCCTGGGCGGGCCAGCGTCAACGGGTCATCCGCCTCATCGGGCGTGCCGGAGCGCGCGAGGCGCGACGCGGGCCGCGCCTGCATCCCGAGGATCACCGCAGCCGCTGA